In Trueperaceae bacterium, the following are encoded in one genomic region:
- a CDS encoding TerB family tellurite resistance protein, with the protein MLVWGTRAVKRTTDRGTFLCPTCGKDAPYERVRAQKHGHLYWIPLFATGDPVEYVECGTCRGTFDPAVLEHRQDREAFVALFEEAMLHVMAAIAVADGVVRDEERQVLAEIFAAIASHPLEPERLDAALRHADAVDGALLDRLGGFELLLNAQGKERILEAALAVAGADGDLDAREGEAIARIARVLDVSETHLKGLVAEMFGPSATDAS; encoded by the coding sequence ATGCTGGTCTGGGGCACCCGCGCCGTAAAGCGCACGACCGACCGTGGGACGTTCCTGTGCCCGACCTGCGGGAAGGACGCCCCCTACGAACGGGTCCGTGCCCAGAAGCACGGGCACCTGTACTGGATCCCGCTCTTCGCGACCGGCGATCCGGTCGAGTACGTCGAGTGCGGCACCTGCCGGGGGACGTTCGATCCCGCGGTCCTGGAGCACCGCCAGGACCGGGAGGCGTTCGTGGCTCTGTTCGAGGAGGCCATGCTGCACGTGATGGCGGCCATCGCCGTGGCCGACGGCGTCGTCCGCGACGAGGAACGCCAGGTCCTGGCGGAGATCTTCGCGGCCATCGCGTCGCACCCCCTCGAGCCCGAGCGGCTGGACGCCGCCCTCCGTCACGCCGACGCCGTCGATGGGGCACTCCTCGATCGGCTGGGGGGATTCGAGCTGCTCCTCAACGCGCAGGGCAAGGAGCGCATCCTCGAGGCCGCTCTCGCCGTCGCCGGCGCGGACGGCGACCTCGACGCCCGCGAGGGGGAGGCGATCGCACGCATCGCGCGGGTGCTGGACGTGAGCGAGACGCACCTGAAAGGTCTCGTCGCCGAGATGTTT